A section of the Solitalea canadensis DSM 3403 genome encodes:
- a CDS encoding ribonucleoside-diphosphate reductase small subunit produces MKNVQEPLLQENKERFVLLPIKYPEIWEMYKKAEASFWTAEEIDLSLDLKDWENFNDGERHFISHVLAFFAASDGIVNENLAVNFMSEVQIPEARCYYGFQIMMENIHSETYALLIDTYVKDTAEKNRLFNAIETVPCVKQKAEWALRWIENGTFAERLVAFAAVEGIFFSGSFCSIFWLKKRGLMPGLTFSNELISRDEGSHCEFACLLYSMLINKLSEERVHQIITDAVEIEKQFITDALPVALIGMNAKLMQQYIEFVADRWLNALGYSKIYNATNPFDFMEMISLQGKTNFFEKRVGDYQKSGVLSDKDSNIFSLDEDF; encoded by the coding sequence ATGAAAAACGTTCAAGAGCCACTTTTACAAGAAAATAAGGAGCGATTTGTATTGCTTCCTATTAAATATCCCGAAATATGGGAGATGTATAAAAAGGCTGAAGCCAGTTTCTGGACGGCTGAAGAAATTGACCTTTCACTTGACTTGAAGGATTGGGAGAATTTTAATGATGGGGAGCGACACTTCATTTCACATGTATTGGCATTTTTTGCTGCCAGCGATGGTATTGTGAACGAAAACCTTGCTGTAAACTTTATGAGCGAAGTTCAGATTCCTGAAGCTCGTTGTTATTATGGTTTCCAGATCATGATGGAAAACATCCATTCTGAAACATATGCTTTGTTAATCGACACCTATGTGAAAGATACAGCTGAAAAAAACCGTTTGTTCAACGCCATTGAAACCGTTCCTTGTGTTAAGCAAAAAGCTGAGTGGGCGTTAAGATGGATTGAAAACGGAACCTTTGCGGAACGACTGGTAGCTTTTGCCGCAGTTGAGGGTATATTTTTCTCAGGTTCTTTCTGTTCAATTTTCTGGTTGAAAAAACGAGGCTTAATGCCGGGGCTAACGTTCTCAAATGAGCTTATTTCTCGTGATGAAGGTTCTCACTGTGAGTTTGCATGCTTATTGTACAGTATGTTAATCAACAAATTGTCTGAGGAACGTGTTCATCAAATAATTACAGATGCAGTAGAAATTGAAAAGCAATTTATTACAGATGCATTACCTGTTGCATTAATCGGCATGAATGCCAAATTAATGCAACAATACATAGAATTCGTGGCCGACAGATGGTTAAATGCCTTAGGATATTCAAAAATCTATAATGCAACTAACCCTTTCGACTTCATGGAAATGATTTCATTACAAGGGAAAACCAATTTCTTTGAAAAACGAGTTGGTGATTATCAGAAGAGTGGTGTCCTGTCTGATAAAGACAGTAACATTTTCTCACTGGATGAGGACTTTTAA
- a CDS encoding response regulator, whose amino-acid sequence MSQEQINVLYIDDELHNLTAFKASFRRLYNVFTADSAEEGRKILEQNEIHVLITDQRMPQITGIEFLASIIDTFPDPIRMLLTGYADISAVIDAINKGQVYRYISKPWDEEELRHNIETAFEVYTLRKMNRQLTEDLEQANDQLEFLLRQKLLS is encoded by the coding sequence ATGAGTCAGGAACAAATAAATGTATTGTATATAGATGACGAATTACACAATTTAACAGCATTTAAAGCTAGTTTTCGTCGGTTATATAATGTATTTACAGCAGATTCTGCTGAAGAAGGGCGTAAAATACTTGAGCAAAATGAAATTCATGTGCTCATTACCGACCAACGAATGCCCCAAATTACAGGAATTGAATTTTTAGCCTCCATCATAGACACTTTTCCAGACCCAATCAGAATGTTACTAACTGGATATGCTGATATTTCAGCTGTTATTGATGCAATTAATAAAGGGCAAGTATACCGCTACATTAGCAAACCCTGGGATGAAGAAGAACTTCGCCATAATATTGAAACAGCTTTTGAAGTATATACGCTTAGAAAAATGAACCGACAGTTAACTGAAGATCTGGAACAGGCAAATGATCAATTGGAGTTTTTACTTCGTCAAAAATTACTTTCCTGA